The proteins below are encoded in one region of Ochotona princeps isolate mOchPri1 chromosome 24, mOchPri1.hap1, whole genome shotgun sequence:
- the DCUN1D3 gene encoding DCN1-like protein 3, producing MGQCVTKCKNPSSTLGSKNGDRDSSSKSHSRRGAGHREEQVPPCGKPGGDILVNGTKKAEAATEVCQLPTSSGDAGRESKSNAEESSLQRLEELFRRYKDEREDAILEEGMERFCNDLCVDPTEFRVLLLAWKFQAATMCKFTRKEFFDGCKAISADSIDGICARFPSLLTEAKQEDKFKDLYRFTFQFGLDSEEGQRSLHREIAIALWKLVFTQNNPPVLDQWLNFLTENPSGIKGISRDTWNMFLNFTQVIGPDLSNYSEDEAWPSLFDTFVEWEMERRKREGEGRGALSSGPEGLCPREQT from the exons ATGGGCCAGTGTGTCACCAAGTGCAAGAATCCCTCATCCACCTTGGGCAGCAAGAATGGAGACCGGGACTCCAGCAGCAAATCACACAGCAGGCGAGGTGCAGGCCACCGTGAGGAACAGGTGCCACCCTGTGGCAAGCCAGGTGGGGACATCCTCGTCAATGGGACCAAGAAGGCGGAGGCTGCCACTGAGGTCTGCCAGCTGCCAACGTCCTCGGGAGATGCTGGGAGAGAGTCCAAGTCCAATGCGGAGGAGTCTTCCCTGCAGAGGTTGGAAGAACTATTCAGGCGCTACAAGGACGAGCGGGAGGATGCAATTTTGGAGGAAGGCATGGAGCGCTTTTGCAATGACTTATGTGTTGACCCCACGGAATTTAGAGtgctgcttttggcctggaagtTCCAGGCTGCTACCATGTGCAAATTCACCAG GAAGGAGTTTTTCGATGGCTGCAAGGCAATAAGTGCAGACAGCATTGATGGTATCTGTGCGCGGTTCCCTAGCCTCTTAACAGAAGCCAAACAGGAGGATAAATTCAAGGATCTCTACCGGTTTACATTTCAGTTTGGCCTGGACTCCGAAGAAGGGCAGCGGTCGCTGCATCGGGAAATAGCCATTGCCCTGTGGAAACTAGTCTTCACTCAGAACAACCCTCCAGTATTGGACCAGTGGCTAAACTTCCTCACCGAGAACCCCTCGGGGATCAAGGGCATCTCCCGGGACACTTGGAATATGTTCCTTAACTTCACTCAGGTGATTGGCCCCGACCTCAGCAACTACAGTGAGGATGAGGCCTGGCCGAGTCTCTTCGATACCTTTGTGGAGTGGGAAATGGAGCgaaggaaaagagaaggggaagggagaggcgCGCTCAGCTCAGGGCCCGAGGGCTTGTGTCCCAGGGAGCAGACTTAG